One Pseudonocardia abyssalis DNA segment encodes these proteins:
- a CDS encoding DUF932 domain-containing protein, whose translation MTSADTFLTAGNATVDDLVTLLQRQHAAKLDVVAPARHLLAENGQLRLIGVGEPRLSPDGVTVGETVLRPTATADAGIADKLGIPLPYLRRLRTEQLGLYDANVNTWLADEPDRRFLVRGLHDPDGGTGVARAFLSDSYRMVDNLDVLMAALQGIHTAGVPVDIAGCDLTERRMYVRVRAPQVAEYAPELLAGYRSPFTGARGAENPVVFAGFVVSNSETGHGSFSLTPQLTVQVCDNGMTITKDAVREVHLGGRLADGVVRWSADTQDAVLDLVVKQARDAVATFLDRGYVRAKLAEITRAAGVAITDPAATLEHVGKALRFTTEAQATILAHFISGSDITSGGVLHAVTSAAQTLDDADAAHDLERHGLRAMALAAAHAA comes from the coding sequence ATGACCAGCGCCGACACGTTCCTGACCGCCGGCAACGCGACCGTTGACGATCTGGTGACACTGCTGCAGCGCCAGCACGCCGCGAAGCTGGACGTCGTCGCCCCCGCTCGACACCTCCTCGCCGAGAACGGCCAGCTGCGGTTGATCGGGGTCGGCGAACCCCGACTGTCCCCGGACGGTGTGACGGTCGGCGAGACCGTGCTGCGTCCGACCGCGACGGCCGACGCCGGGATCGCCGACAAGCTCGGCATCCCGCTGCCCTACCTGCGACGGCTACGCACCGAGCAACTGGGCCTCTACGACGCGAACGTCAACACCTGGCTGGCCGACGAACCGGACCGCCGGTTCCTGGTCCGCGGCCTGCACGACCCGGACGGCGGGACCGGGGTGGCGCGGGCGTTCCTGTCGGACTCCTACCGCATGGTGGACAACCTCGACGTCCTGATGGCCGCGCTGCAGGGCATCCACACCGCCGGGGTGCCGGTAGACATCGCCGGCTGTGACCTGACCGAGCGCCGTATGTACGTGAGGGTCCGCGCTCCGCAGGTCGCCGAGTACGCCCCCGAGCTGCTGGCCGGGTACCGCTCTCCGTTCACCGGGGCGCGGGGGGCGGAGAACCCGGTGGTGTTCGCCGGGTTCGTGGTGTCGAACTCCGAGACCGGGCACGGCTCGTTCTCGCTGACCCCGCAGCTCACCGTTCAGGTCTGCGATAACGGCATGACCATCACCAAGGATGCTGTCCGTGAGGTCCACCTCGGCGGCCGTCTCGCGGACGGGGTGGTGCGCTGGTCGGCCGATACCCAGGACGCCGTGCTCGATCTGGTCGTGAAGCAGGCCCGCGATGCCGTGGCCACGTTCCTGGACCGCGGCTACGTCCGGGCGAAGCTCGCCGAGATCACTCGCGCCGCCGGGGTCGCGATCACCGACCCGGCCGCGACGTTGGAGCACGTCGGGAAGGCGCTGCGGTTCACCACCGAGGCGCAGGCCACGATCCTGGCCCACTTCATCTCCGGCTCCGACATCACCAGCGGCGGCGTCCTGCACGCCGTGACGTCGGCCGCGCAGACCCTCGATGACGCCGACGCCGCGCACGACCTGGAGCGCCACGGGCTGCGCGCGATGGCCCTGGCCGCCGCCCACGCCGCATAA
- a CDS encoding ParB/RepB/Spo0J family partition protein — MTGDAREPADADTSTSHDEPVGELLRIDPRTLVIGANVRRDVALDKPFLRSIADRGVREPIIARRDDHGALVVRKGKRRTLAAVETGRPTVPVLVEPGQPGDDPDAEDRGEVIDRIVDQLEENQHRAGTCEVDEVRAHQQLLDLGLTAGQIARRTHVPTARVKLTTTVARSELAAAAMERYDLTLDQVAVIAEFDGPDGPDVEAVKVLTVTAAKEPAQFAHVAQRLRDQRADARQVADTVAELTGQGVRVLDPDNTGTAAQISGLRLDAQTPSRTELDADTHSVCPGHAATVEVHRGWDREPQVKVVHWCTAPDEHGHIARWGHVALTDAGDGGGDGAVARELAQAAKQAKAERRRVIANNKDWDSAATVRRDWLRGFLSRRSAPRDALPFIASTLARAGHDLRRAMESGHPTACELLGLTATGSVYVGRTNPIESLTATATPARATQLILAVLLGAAEDATGRQSWRNPTRENRSYFTALRDWGYPLSPVEQLVLSDDDATPSGAADTPTPTDSVRAEGGSQDRADIEVIAEDGMTAADETSTAV, encoded by the coding sequence GTGACCGGTGACGCGCGAGAGCCGGCCGACGCCGACACGTCCACCAGCCACGACGAGCCGGTGGGCGAGCTGCTGCGTATCGATCCGCGGACGCTGGTCATCGGCGCGAACGTGCGCCGCGACGTCGCACTGGACAAGCCGTTCCTGCGCTCGATCGCCGACCGCGGCGTCCGAGAACCGATCATCGCCCGCCGCGACGACCACGGCGCGCTGGTGGTGCGTAAGGGCAAGCGCCGCACCCTCGCCGCGGTCGAAACCGGCCGCCCCACCGTCCCGGTGCTGGTCGAGCCCGGCCAGCCCGGAGACGACCCGGACGCCGAGGACCGTGGCGAGGTGATCGACCGCATCGTCGATCAGCTCGAGGAGAACCAGCACCGCGCCGGGACCTGCGAGGTCGACGAGGTGCGGGCGCACCAGCAGCTGCTCGACCTGGGTCTGACTGCGGGGCAGATCGCCCGCCGCACCCACGTCCCGACCGCCCGAGTCAAGCTGACCACCACGGTCGCGCGCAGCGAGCTCGCCGCCGCGGCGATGGAGCGCTACGACCTCACCCTGGACCAGGTCGCGGTCATCGCCGAGTTCGACGGTCCGGACGGCCCGGATGTCGAGGCGGTCAAGGTGCTCACCGTGACCGCGGCCAAGGAGCCCGCGCAGTTCGCGCACGTCGCGCAGCGGCTGCGCGATCAGCGCGCCGACGCCCGTCAGGTCGCCGACACTGTCGCCGAACTCACCGGGCAGGGCGTGCGGGTCCTCGATCCCGACAACACTGGGACCGCGGCGCAGATCAGCGGGCTGCGGCTCGACGCGCAGACACCCAGCAGGACCGAGCTCGACGCCGACACCCACAGCGTGTGCCCCGGCCACGCGGCCACCGTCGAGGTGCACCGCGGCTGGGACCGCGAGCCCCAGGTCAAGGTCGTCCACTGGTGCACCGCCCCCGACGAGCACGGCCACATCGCCCGCTGGGGCCATGTCGCGCTAACCGACGCCGGGGACGGCGGGGGCGACGGCGCGGTGGCACGCGAGCTCGCCCAGGCCGCCAAGCAGGCCAAGGCCGAACGGCGCCGGGTGATCGCGAACAACAAGGACTGGGACTCCGCCGCGACGGTGCGCCGGGACTGGCTGCGCGGTTTCCTGTCTCGCCGTAGTGCTCCGCGCGACGCCTTGCCCTTCATCGCGTCGACACTTGCCCGCGCCGGGCACGATCTGCGCCGGGCGATGGAATCGGGCCACCCCACCGCGTGCGAGCTGCTGGGCCTGACCGCCACCGGCAGCGTCTATGTGGGGCGCACGAACCCGATCGAATCCCTCACCGCGACCGCGACCCCGGCGAGGGCCACGCAGCTGATCCTCGCGGTGCTGCTCGGGGCGGCCGAGGACGCCACCGGCCGCCAGAGCTGGCGCAACCCGACCCGGGAGAACCGCAGCTACTTCACCGCGCTGCGGGACTGGGGCTACCCGCTGTCCCCGGTCGAACAACTCGTCCTCTCCGACGACGACGCCACGCCGTCTGGGGCCGCCGACACCCCTACGCCGACTGACTCCGTCCGTGCCGAGGGCGGCTCGCAGGACCGTGCGGACATCGAGGTCATCGCCGAAGACGGCATGACGGCCGCCGACGAGACGTCCACCGCCGTCTGA